In Dermacentor albipictus isolate Rhodes 1998 colony chromosome 6, USDA_Dalb.pri_finalv2, whole genome shotgun sequence, the following proteins share a genomic window:
- the LOC135919023 gene encoding presenilin-1-like, with the protein MAQERPRIPANLPWEVLDHLLTHGVRLLTAISCCILLVIITIKLSPRFLFSGGIRLGVTSLPDNEEQASFTRAMNAAANAFLFLGMIITVTVLVVTLFYYRYYTVIGAWITLACAMMLVLSPVTYVYTLFKKYNVPADIISVGLFVYNFMALGVVVIRWKGPLLLQQFYLVVESAFISIFLLVFLPAWTLWVVLCLIPIWDLVAVLSHVGPLRILVKTLTERKEDLQAGMVFSTSSTESGPDARGLKMGLGDFVFYSVLVGKVSTFGDWAIVCACFVGILVGVCATLFVLAVKRTALPALPVSMAFGLTFAAFHKVIRNFMNELYVSQAFI; encoded by the coding sequence ATGGCGCAGGAACGGCCGAGGATACCTGCGAACCTCCCCTGGGAGGTGCTGGACCATTTGCTGACGCACGGCGTCCGTTTACTGACGGCCATCAGCTGTTGCATTCTGCTCGTCATCATCACGATCAAGCTGAGCCCTCGCTTCCTTTTCAGCGGAGGCATCAGGCTGGGTGTCACGTCGCTGCCCGACAATGAGGAGCAGGCGTCCTTCACGCGAGCCATGAACGCCGCGGCCAACGCGTTCCTGTTTCTCGGAATGATCATCACGGTGACGGTGCTCGTTGTGACGCTCTTCTACTACCGCTACTACACCGTCATCGGAGCCTGGATCACCCTCGCCTGCGCCATGATGCTGGTCTTGTCGCCCGTCACCTACGTCTACACCTTATTCAAGAAGTACAACGTGCCGGCTGACATCATCTCGGTCGGCTTATTCGTCTACAACTTCATGGCGCTCGGCGTGGTCGTCATTCGGTGGAAGGGCCCGCTCCTGCTGCAGCAGTTCTACCTGGTCGTCGAATCTGCCTTCATATCGATCTTTCTGCTCGTGTTCCTGCCCGCCTGGACCCTGTGGGTCGTGCTGTGCCTCATACCCATCTGGGACCTGGTCGCCGTGCTGTCCCACGTCGGGCCACTCAGAATCCTCGTTAAGACATTGACTGAGAGGAAAGAGGATCTACAGGCCGGAATGGTCTTCTCGACTTCCAGTACGGAAAGCGGCCCGGACGCCCGTGGCCTCAAGATGGGGCTCGGCGACTTTGTATTCTACAGCGTCCTGGTGGGCAAGGTGTCGACGTTCGGCGACTGGGCCATTGTGTGCGCTTGCTTCGTCGGCATCCTGGTCGGCGTATGCGCCACGCTGTTCGTGTTGGCCGTCAAGCGGACTGCGCTGCCGGCGCTTCCCGTGTCGATGGCGTTCGGCCTGACTTTCGCCGCCTTCCACAAGGTCATCCGAAACTTTATGAATGAACTGTACGTATCGCAAGCGTTCATATGA